From Methylovorus glucosotrophus:
GCAAGTGGCGCGCAGACCACGCTGATGGGCAAGCCCTCGGCGGATTTTTTTGCCATGGCGCTGATCAGTATGAGTGTGGCGGCATGCGATGCCGTGCTGATCGGCGATGACATTGATGCCGACATTGGCGGTGCCCAGCAGGCAGGTCTGCATGGCGTGCTGGTGCAGACCGGCAAGTATCGCCAGGCATACTGTGATGCCTCCACTATTCACCCGGATCGGGTGATTCCATCCATACGCGAATTTCCCGATTTGCTGGGGATTTAGTGGCGCGATTGTCGCCATTTGCCGACCCCGCATGCCGGGGTCAGCGAATTTTTTCGGCCTTATGTAGTCATCTTGAATAAGAAGCCCGGCAAGCGTGCCGTTCTGCTAACTCACTAATCAATGTCAGTTTCAAGGCTCCCCGTGGGGTGCGAGCGAACTTTAATAAAGTCACTGCCTGCAGGCATGTCGACATCAAGCAATAACATCAGGAGGAACTACATGCAGGTAACTGCTTATGCAAAAGCCATGGTGGCGGCGTCTCTTATCGGGTTGTCATGCCATGCGGCGGCGGATCAGTTGCGCCTCAAAAATGGCGATATATTGACCGGCGAGGTGCTGAAAAAAGAAGGCGATGCCGTCGAGTTCAGAACCGCCTATGCAGGCGTGATCAAAGTCGTGTGGGCGGAAATTGCCAGCCTGGACTCTGCCAAGGCGCTGGATATCGTGCTGAATGACAAAGAGCGCGTGGAAGGCGCGTTTGTCAGTCTGGATGACGTGGAAGACGGCCGTGCGTGGATCAAGCTTGAGAATGAGCAATACCGCGATATTGAGCTGGCAGAGCTGCGCTACATCAACCCTTCGCCCGAACTGGTGCGCGGCGGCTACAAATGGACCGGGCGTATCAATGTTGGCGGCACCTGGACGCAAGGTAACTCCGAAACTCAGGCCTTGCGGCTGGATACGGAAACCATTATTCGTACGCTGCAGAATCGGTATACCGCCGGGGCCATCTTCAACCGGGCAGAGGATAGAGGCAACAGCACGCAATTCAATAGCCGTGGCTACGCCAAGTACGACCATTTCTGGAGTCGGCGCTGGTATGCCTACGGCGTGACGTCACTGGAGCAGGACAGGTTTCGTGACCTGCAATTGCTGACGACCATTGGTGGCGGCTCGGGTTACCAGATGTATGAATCGCCCAACCTCAATCTGTCGCTTGAAGGCGGTTTGGCCTATGTGAGCGAGCGTCATTACACCGACCCTGACAAAAACTATGCGGCACTGCGCTGGGCGGTGAAATATGACCAGAAACTGCTGAATGGATTTACCCAGTTTTTCCATGAGCACGAAGCGCTCATGAGCCTGGAAGATACACGCGATATGCTGATTTATGCCAAAACCGGCTTCCGGTTCCCGCTTACCGAGCGCTTGAATGCCTCCACCCAGTGGAATGTCACCTGGGATGGAAGCCCGACGCCAGGCCGCAAGGAGATTGATTCCACCCTGTTGTTCAGCGCGGGCTACGCCTGGTAAGGCTTAGTTGGATGGTGTTTTCTTTTGTTTGGCCCGCGACTGCTTGCGTAGCTTGCGCGCCTCGCGCCATTCGCGGATACGGCGGCGGCGCAGGAGAATGATGATGATCATGATGGCCCAGCCGAAGGCGAGCAGGTGCGCCAGCCCACTGTATATGCTCACGACCACCAGATGGGGAAACGAGGTGGTGAGTACCAGCGGCAACAGGGCGAGCAGTAGGACCAGAAATATCAGTATCATGAGCGTCCTTCGCGCTAATCAACATCAAGGGGCAAGTTTGGATGCACCCGGCCGCTGGAGGTTCCGCCAGGGGAGGGCGGCAAATTATAACAGCACATTTTTCCGGCCGCAGAGCCGTCTGTCA
This genomic window contains:
- a CDS encoding DUF481 domain-containing protein; protein product: MQVTAYAKAMVAASLIGLSCHAAADQLRLKNGDILTGEVLKKEGDAVEFRTAYAGVIKVVWAEIASLDSAKALDIVLNDKERVEGAFVSLDDVEDGRAWIKLENEQYRDIELAELRYINPSPELVRGGYKWTGRINVGGTWTQGNSETQALRLDTETIIRTLQNRYTAGAIFNRAEDRGNSTQFNSRGYAKYDHFWSRRWYAYGVTSLEQDRFRDLQLLTTIGGGSGYQMYESPNLNLSLEGGLAYVSERHYTDPDKNYAALRWAVKYDQKLLNGFTQFFHEHEALMSLEDTRDMLIYAKTGFRFPLTERLNASTQWNVTWDGSPTPGRKEIDSTLLFSAGYAW